The Artemia franciscana unplaced genomic scaffold, ASM3288406v1 Scaffold_5658, whole genome shotgun sequence sequence aggaaaagagcctttaatcacattctttaccatgtgcaatcataaaattgtctaatatcttcattttttcaacatacgtagctattaccctcgaaaacaaaaacttttgaaataggaaaagagcctttaatcacattctttaccatgtgcaatcataaaatagtctaatatcttcattttttccacagacatagctattaccctcgaaaactaaaacttttgaaataggaaaagagcctttaatcacattctttaccatttgcaatcataaaatagtctaatatcttcattttttcaacatacgtagctgttaccctcgaaaactaaaacttttgaaataggaaaagagcctttaatcacattctttaccatgtgcaatcataaaatatcttcattttttcaacatacgtagctattaccctcgaaaactaaaacttttgacataggaacagagcctttaatcacattctttaccatttgcaatcataaaatagtctaatatcttcattttttcaacataagtagctattaccctcgaaaactaaaacttttgaaataggaaaagagcctttaatcacattctttaccatgtgcaatcataaaatagtctaatatcttcattttttcaacatacgtagctattaccctcgaaaactaaaacttttgaaataggaaaagagcctttaatcacattctttaccatgtgcaatcataaaatagtctaatatcttcattttttcaacatacgtagctattaccctcgaaaactaaaacttttgaaataggaaaagagcctttaatcacattctttaccatttgcaatcataaaatagtctaatatcttcattttttcaacatacgtagctattaccctcgaaaactaaaacttttgacataggaaaagagcctttaatcacattgtttaccatgtgcaatcataaaatagtctaatatcttcattttttccacagacagagctattaccctcgaaaactaaaacttttgaaataggaaaagagcctttaatcacattatttttttcaacatatgtagctattaccctcgaaaactaaaacttttgaaataggaaaagagcctttaatcacattctttaccatttacaatcataaaatagtctaatatcttcatttttccaacatacgtagctattaccctcgaaaactaaaacttttgacataagaaaagagcccttaatcacattctttaccatttgcaatcataaaatagtctaatatcttcattttttcaacatacgtagctattaccctcgaaacctaaaacttttgacataggaaaagagcctttaatcacattctttaccatgtgcaatcataaaatagtctaatatcttcattttttcaacatacgtagctattaccctcgaaaactaaaacttttgaaataggaaaagagcctttaatcacattctttaccatgtgcaatcataaaatagtctaatatcttcattttttcaacatacgtagctattaccctcgaaaactaaaacttttgacataggaaaagagcctttaatcacattctttaccatttgcaatcataaaatagtctaatatcttcatatcttcaacatacgtagctattaccctcgaaaactaaaacttttgaaataggaaaagagcctttaatcacattctttaccatgtgcaatcataaaatagtctaatatcttcattttttcaacatacgtagctattaccctcgaaaactaaaacttttgacataggaaaagagcctttaatcacattctttaccatgtgcaatcataaaatagtctaatatcttcattttttcaacatacgtagctattaccctcgaaaactaaaacttttgacataggaaaagagcctttaatcacattctttaccatttgcaatcataaaatagtctaatatcttcattttttcaacatacgtagctattaccctcgaaaactaaaacttttgacataggaaaagagcctttaatcacattctttaccatttgcaatcataaaatagtctaatatcttcatatctTCAacattacgtagctattaccctcgaaaactaaaacttttgaaataggaaaagagcctttaatcacattctttaccatgtgcaatcataaaatagtctaatatcttcattttttcaacatacgtagctattaccctcgaaaactaaaacttttacaaaggaaaagagcctttactcacattctttaccatttgcaatcataaaatagtctaatatcttcattttttcaacatacgtagctattaccctcgaaaactaaattttttgccataggaacagagcctttaatcacattctttaccatgtgcaatcataaaatagtctaatatcttcattttttcaacataggtagctattaccctcgaaaactaaaacttttgcaaaggaaaagagcctttactcacattctttaccatttgcaatcataaaatagtctaatatcttcattttttcaacatatgtagctattaccctcgaaaactaaaaattttgacataggaaaagagcctttaatcacattctttaccatgtgtagtcataaaattgtctaatatcttcattttttcaacatacgtaggggAGACCGGGGCGCCTTCGGTCACTTTTTCGATTACCAGCCACCAAGAATTTTACGttcgttattttgaaaaatcttgctgAACGCAGGGAAGAGCAACGTTTGATCTACCAAAtctattttgtagttttcttaaAACTCAACCGGATTGTAAGAAAAAGGTGATCCCGCTGAAGCCCCATTTTGACCGGAGGTGCCCCCAACCCGGGGCACCTTCGGTCGGGCTTGGGGCACCTTCGGTCAGCCTTGCAATTATACGAATTACCTCCGTTATCCTGTCTTTAGATGGCTAAATATACAAAGCTTACTTATGTCTTCGTTTatcgtttttaaaaataagccaAAGTAACAAAATCACATCATTTATTACTGTCGGAAGGAAATTTTCGACATCACTTTTGATACAGAGGCAGAGATGGTTGAGTTCAGCGACTTCACTTTTCAGCGGAGacttggaaaaagtgaaaaatcgaCGTCGCTGAACTCAATCATCTCTGCGACACGTGCCGTACCCCCACTTCTGCTAGGAATGGGCAATTTCATCTTAACATCCGCCAAATTGACATAGCTTTCATCCACTACTtgtgggaaaaaaaacttgctagaaTCACAGTCCTTTCTGCGAAGGAAACTTACAAAAACTTCactgttatctttttctttgacgAATCCAACGTAGTGCAGTGAACGCGTCTGTTCTTGCCTTCGAACTCCACCAACACATAGTCGCCAATATTAAGGGTCCCCAGTGCAAGTGGCTCAGTTAGCTCGTCATCACCGATATGTAGACTATCATCCGTGTCATCATCCAGATGAACTGAAACAACAGATTCTTCATCAGTCGACTGATCGCACAAAGACGTTTGCTGCTTCCTCTTCTGACCCTTGCTTTTCGTTTGACTTGTTggcttcttcatattttttttcagcaatctTGCTTTTGCTTTTGCATCTTTCTCATCTTGCTTTGCTTTCATAGCCATCATAGCAGCTTCAATTTTATCTTTCTCTGGTGTGTCTGTCAAAACTCTCGATGCACCCTTTTTCCTTCCGCCCCTATTGCTCTGTTTCCTTAGCAATGCCTTTGGATACGGTCGGACATTTTCGGGGGTCAAAGCATTAGAGTAACGAATCTCTGCAGCTGGTGTTGCCGGTGCAGTTGACGGTGAAGGGCAAGGATCTAGTAGATCCGATACTGGTGGGTTTCTCTCTGTTGCTGATGGGCACGGCTCTGCCTTAGGACGGTTGCTGACAGACGCAGCATAAAAATCCTCATCAGAAAAAGCATTGCGGTTGAAGGGCCAAATGCCAGGCTTCGAAAACCCAGAAATGATGTTGTTCATGTTCAGTGCATTTGGATAAGCATTTCCTACAAGCTGGGCAATATGGGTGATCTGGATCGTCTGAAACGGATTTGAAGTCATACAATCATGAAATGCTCTTTTCAAAGCAGACTTCAGTGGTCCATAGATAGTAATATCTAGAGGCTGAAGACGATGACTGCAGTGGTGGGAAGGATAGTTAAACAATGCCATTTGAACGGGCGTACATGATAACGTCAAGACCGATGTGGCTCTCATGGTTATCGAGCAATAAGAGGACCGGGCTGTCCTTGGAACATCGAACTAGTTTCTTGAAATGCTGTATCGCCTCGTAAAACAATGTTGCAGTCATCCAACCAGTTGTTTGGGCTAGGCCGAGACTTCCTGCAGGGGCCCCAAACATCATATGATCCTTGAACTTTGCTCTGGGGAATACGAAGACTGGTGGCACGGTTCCACCAATAGCATTGACAAAGCAACAAACAGTAACAAGTTCACCCCTTTCAGCTGTGGTAACCTGACCAACCTGCTTGGTACCGGTTTGTGCTATCACCTTGGGGCTGTCAAGTACAGTTGTGACCCCCGTTTCGTCACAGTTCCAAATGCTTTCTCCTGTGAATTTGTATTTGTGCAGGACAGCCTCCAAGTTGTCAAGGAATCTGTCAACATTAGCACGATTGAAGCTCGAGCTGCGAGCTAAGCTAGTGTTCTCTGGCTTTCTGAGAGACAAATCACCTCGCCTTATCATAAAGCCCTTCATCCAGTCTGGCCCAGCCATCTGTGCTTCTTCCCAGTTGTGAGGAACTTTCTTATCTAGTCCTTTTGCATAATCATATGCAAACTTTCGTGTTTGCATCAGGGTCATACCATAATGGACTTTCGaacaatgtttcaaataaacagCAAGCTGGCCCTCTTCATTGGACGTGAAAACTTTTGCTGTTGACAGTCTCTCTTTTCTTGTCGGAAGAAAAGCACTATTGAATGTGCCACCACTAGAGGTTCCAGAATTAGAGACCCCAGCTTGAATAGGCACTGGTATGCCCCCTTGCTCTTGCTCGCGTAGTTCTTTTGCTCGGCGAACGTTGTCGATAATGGTTGATTTCGGTATTCCGAAAGCTGTTGCAGTACTACAAATTGAAGCTTTGTCCATCAAAACTTTGGAAACAGCAATGTTCATAGCCTCATCTGACACACCCTTCGGGCGTTTTGGAACTCTGTTCCGAACCATAACCAATGATCTGGAAGAAACTTTGAAATTAAGACTTACCGAATTTGGCAGTGTAAAAATGACCTACAGTAAAAGTTTGCGTATGTTTAATAGTGAACCTATTAAACACTGGTATTAAgttaatatagaaaatattattcattagtttaattgattaaaaaaaaatttcacaaaaagaagttttcccaggaaaagtaaagagctacattaaaccgaAGATGAACattaataaagtcaaataatttttccggTGTAAAACTgttcaagtcaaactcaaaactagcaaaaactaAGAGGAGTAAGGCACACACCCCTCCCCCCGCcgtgccttctaaagaccagaacataatttgcgatcTACTGAAAACAATCGTTACTTCTCcagtcattgaaaaaaacacaatcatagccaaaattactgaaaacagaCTAATGAATGGGTattgacagtttaataaaaattactgaTATTCGTCTTTGAAggtcttaataattttggatttattaaagttaaaaatgagaaaatatacaaaatgtattttgtttcgatttaattcaacacttccctcaacattccctaaagCTTCACTTGAATACCCTTGGCATTTTTGGACACCATGGGCGAAACCTGCTCCCCTTTCCTGATAAAAGTACTATACATAAATAATGGGCTAATTGCTTAACTTACTGTCCTTTCTCCAACGACTGCGCGGTGGAGGTTgggtttgttttttggtttgacATTTTCAGAAGCATAGTTAtatgacctttcaactatgcttaaatgactatctcaaattttgatcaggtggcTTTGGGTGGAAAAGGGGCTTTTAGgaaacctattgaaattttgaaactttgaaaaaatttgattgaaacttCTATGTTCAAAAGGCATCACTGCCCTTCTCTCGTTCTGAAAGTAACAAACTCTTTTGGTACACCTTACTTTAGTTCTATGCTGGGAGCATCAATGTTAACCACAATTGAATTGTAGAGAGACCTATCTTTAACTTAAAACTGGTAAGGTTACGTTATTCATCAGGTTGGGGTGCCTCCGGTCAGCGACCGAAGGTGCCCCGTCGTGGACTGACCGAAGGTGCCCCAGCCGCCATTTTGTCAAACTTATTTTCTGACCCGAAAACAGAGAAAGATTTCTCCTTAGAAATACCACTATCTTCTAGTCCTATCATTTCTATGTGTATACAAATTTAATCATCGAAATCCATGCCAAACAGAAGGGGAAGGCTAGGTTCAAACAGAAGTAGAGAAACTTACTTTTCGCCAAAAAAATGGTAGGAAACTCTCTCCAGCTAAACTGGCTGAAGCTAACtgagggaaattttcttcgGACATCCGCCTTGTATAAACAACCTCCCCAGTGCCATCTAGCATAAAAATGCGTAAACTCAAAATGAGTTATTGGGGGTGACCGGAGGCACCCCGTGACCGAAGGCGCCCCGGTCTcccctagctattaccctcgaaaacaaaaacttttgaaataggaaaagagcctttaatcacattctttaccatgtgcaatcataaaatagtctaatatcttcattttttccacagacatagctattaccctcgaaaactaaaacttttgaaataggaaaagagcctttaatcacattctttaccatgtgcaatcataaaatagtctaatatcttcattttttcaacatacgtagctgttaccctcgaaaactaaaacttttgaaataggaaaagagcctttaatcacattctttaccatgtgcaatcataaaatattttcattttttcaacatacgtagctattaccctcgaaaactaaaacttttgacataggaaaagagcctttaatcacattctttaccatttgcaatcataaaatagtctaatatcttcattttttcaacatacgtagctattaccctcgaaaactaaaattttgacataggaaaagagcctttaatcacattctttaccatgtgcaatcataaaatagtctaatatcttcattttttcaacatacgtagctattaccctcgaaaactaaaacttttgaaataggaaaagagcctttaatcacattctttaccatgtgcaatcataaaatagtctaatatcttcattttttcaacatacgtagctattaccctcgaaaactaaaacttttgaaataggaaaagagcctttaatcacattctttaccatttgcaatcataaaatagtctaatatcttcattttttcaacatacgtagctattaccctcgaaaactaaaacttttgacataggaaaagagcctttaatcacattctttaccatgtgcaatcataaaatagtctaatatcttcattttttcaacatacgtagctattaccctcgaaaactaaaacttttgaaataggaaaagagcctttaatcacattatttttttcaacatatgtagctattaccctcgaaaactaaaacttttgaaataggaaaagagcctttaatcacattctttaccatttacaatcataaaatagtctaatatcttcattttaccaacatacgtagctattaccctcgaaaactaaaacttttgacaaaggaaaagagcctttaatcacattctttaccatttgcaatcataaaatagtctaatatcttcattttttcaacatacgtagctattaccctcgaaaactaaaacttttgacataggaaaagagcctttaatcacattctttaccatgtgcaatcataaaatagtctaatatcttcattttttcaacatacgtagctattaccctcgaaaactaaaacttttgaaataggaaaagagcctttaatcacattctttaccatgtgcaatcataaaatagtctaatatcttcattttttcaacatacgtagctattaccctcgaaaactaaaacttttgacataggaaaagagcctttaatcacattctttaccatgtgcaatcataaaatagtctaatatcttcattttttcaacatacgtagctattaccctcgaaaactaaaacttttgaaataggaaaagagcctttaatcacattctttaccatgtgcaatcataaaatagtctaatatcttcattttttcaacatacgtagctattaccctcgaaaactaaaacttttgaaataggaaaagagcctttaatcacattctttaccatgtgcaatcataaaatagtctaatatcttcattttttcaacatacgtagctattaccctcgaaaactaaaacttttgacataggaaaagagcctttaatcacattctttaccatgtgcaatcataaaatagtctaatatcttcattttttcaacatacgtagctattaccctcgaaaactaaaacttttgaaataggaaaagagcctttaatcacattctttaccatttgcaatcataaaatagtctaatatcttcattttttcaacatacgtagctattaccctcgaaaactaaaacttttgatataggaaaagagcctttaatcacattctttaccattcgcaatcataaaatagtctaatatcttcattttttcaacatacgtagctattaccctcgaaaactaaaacttttgacaaaggaaaagagcctttaatcacattctttaccatttgcaatcataaaatagtctaatatcttcattttttcaacatacgtagctattaccctcgaaaactaaaacttttgacataggaaaagagcctttaatcacattctttaccatgtgcaatcataaaatagtctaatatcttcattttttcaacatacgtagctattaccctcgaaaactaaaacttttgacataggaaaagagcctttaatcacattctttaccatttgcaatcataaaatagtctaatatcttcattttttcaacatacgtagctattaccctcgaaaactaaaacttttgaaataggaaaagagcctttaatcacattctttaccatgtgcaatcataaaatagtctaatatcttcattttttcaacatacgtagctattaccctcgaaaactaaaacttttgaaataggaaaagagcctttaatcacattctttaccatgtgcaatcataaaatagtctaatatcttcattttttcaacatacgtagctattaccctcgaaaactaaaacttttgaaataggaaaagagcctttaatcacattctttaccatgtgcaatcataaaatagtctaatatcttcattttttcaacatacgtagctattaccctcgaaaactaaaacttttgacataggaaaagagcctttaatcacattctttaccatttgcaatcataaaatagtctaatatcttcattttttcaacatacgtagctattaccctcgaaaactaaaacttttgaaataggaaaagagcctttaatcacattctttaccatgtgcaatcataaaatagtctaatatcttcattttttcaacatacgtagctattaccctcgaaaactaaaacttttgacataggaaaagagcctttaatcacattctttaccatgtgcaatcataaaatagtctaatatcttcattttttcaacatacgtagctattaccctcgaaaactaaaacttttgacataggaaaagagcctttaatcacattctttaccatgttgcaatcataaaatagtctaatatcttcattttttcaacatacgtagctattaccctcgaaaactaaaacttttgacataggaaaagagcctttaatcacattctttaccatgtgcaatcataaaatagtctaatatcttcattttttcaacatacgtagctattaccctcgaaaactaaaacttttgaataggaaaagagcctttaatcacattctttaccatgtgcaatcataaaatagtctaatatcttcattttttcaacatacgtagctattaccctcgaaaactaaaacttttgacaataggaaaagagcctttaatcacattctttaccatttgcaatcataaaatagtctaatatcttcattttttcaacatacgtagctattaccctcgaaaactaaaacttttgacaaaggaaaagagcctttaatcacattctttaccatttgcaatcataaaatagtctaatatcttcattttttcaacatacgtagctattaccctcgaaaactaaaacttttgaaataggaaaagagcctttaatcacattctttaccatgtgcaatcataaaatagtctaatatcttcattttttcaacatacgtagctattaccctcgaaaactaaaacttttgaaataggaaaagagcctttaatcacattctttaccatttgcaatcataaaatagtctaatatcttcattttttcaacatacgtagctattaccctcgaaaactaaaacttttgacataggaaaagagcctttaatcacattctttaccattgcaatcataaaatagtctaatatcttcattttttcaacatacgtagctattaccctcgaaaactaaaacttttgacataggaaaagagcctttaatcacattctttaccatgtgcaatcataaaatagtctaatatcttcattttttcaacatacgtagctattaccctcgaaaactaaaacttttgacataggaaaagagcctttaatcacattctttaccatttgcaatcataaaatagtctaatatcttcattttttcaacatacgtagctattaccctcgaaaactaaaacttttgacataggaaaagagcctttaatcacattctttaccatttgcaatcataaaatagtctaatatcttcattttttcaacatacgtagctattaccctcgaaaactaaaacttttgacataggaaaagagcctttaatcacattctttaccattgcaatcataaaatagtctaatatcttcattttttcaacatacgtagctattaccctcgaaaactaaaacttttgaaataggaaaagagcctttaatcacattctttaccatgtgcaatcataaaatagtctaatatcttcattttttcaacatacgtagctattaccctcgaaaactaaaacttttgacaataggaaaagagcctttaatcacattctttaccattgcaatcataaaatagtctaatatcttcattttttcaacatacgtagctattaccctcgaaaactaaaacttttgacataggaaaagagcctttaatcacattctttaccatttgcaatcataaaatagtctaatatcttcattttttcaacatacgtagctattaccctcgaaaactaaaacttttgaaataggaaaagagcctttaatcacattctttaccatgtgcaatcataaaatagtctaatatcttcattttttcaacatacgtagctattaccctcgaaaactaaaacttttgacaataggaaaagagcctttaatcacattctttaccatgtgcaatcataaaatagtctaatatcttcattttttcaacatacgtagctattaccctcgaaaactaaaacttttgaaataggaaaagagcctttaatcacattctttaccatgtgcaatcataaaatagtctaatatcttcattttttcaacatacgtagctattaccctcgaaaactaaaacttttgaaataggaaaagagcctttaatcacattctttaccatgtgcaatcataaaatagtctaatatcttcattttttcaacatacgtagctattaccctcgaaaactaaaacttttgaataggaaaagagcctttaatcacattctttaccatgtgcaatcataaaatagtctaatatcttcattttttcaacatacgtagctattaccctcgaaaactaaaacttttgaaataggaaaagagcctttaatcacattctttaccattgcaatcataaaatagtctaatatcttcattttttcaacatacgtagctattaccctcgaaaactaaaacttttgaca is a genomic window containing:
- the LOC136043400 gene encoding uncharacterized protein LOC136043400 — its product is MVRNRVPKRPKGVSDEAMNIAVSKVLMDKASICSTATAFGIPKSTIIDNVRRAKELREQEQGGIPVPIQAGVSNSGTSSGGTFNSAFLPTRKERLSTAKVFTSNEEGQLAVYLKHCSKVHYGMTLMQTRKFAYDYAKGLDKKVPHNWEEAQMAGPDWMKGFMIRRGDLSLRKPENTSLARSSSFNRANVDRFLDNLEAVLHKYKFTGESIWNCDETGVTTVLDSPKVIAQTGTKQVGQVTTAERGELVTVCCFVNAIGGTVPPVFVFPRAKFKDHMMFGAPAGSLGLAQTTGWMTATLFYEAIQHFKKLVRCSKDSPVLLLLDNHESHIGLDVIMYARSNGIV